In Beutenbergia cavernae DSM 12333, the DNA window TCGTGACCTTTAACGTGGACGGCGATGCCTGCGACGCCAACGACAGTTCCGGACGCCGCACCCGACGCACCGACCACACCCGCGAGCGTCGTCCGGCTCCCTCGACCCCTCCCCGTTCCCGCCGCACCGAGCAGCCGGCCACGGCTCCGTGGCCTCGACGGTCTGCGCTTCGTCGCCGCCGTCACGGTCGTGCTCTACCACTTCGCCGCGTACGCCCGGTACGAGGACCAGACCTGGGGCGAGCAGGTGACGGACGCCGTCGGCCCGATCGGCGTCGTCGCCTCCTACGGCGCGCTCGGGCCGTACCTCTTCTTCGTGATCTCGGGCTTCGTGATCCTCATGACGGCGTGGGGGCGCGACGTGCCGCACTTCCTCGCCTCCCGGGCGGGGCGACTCTTCCCGGCGTACTGGGTGGCGGTCCTCGCCACCGCGACGCTGCTCATCGCCATCTGGAACCCCGGGCGGTCGGTGAGCTGGGAGACGGCGGGTGTCAACCTCACGATGTTCCAGCGGGCGTTCGGTATCTCGCACGTCGACGGCGTGTACTGGACGCTCTGGGTGGAGATGCGGTTCTACCTCCTGGTCCTCGTGTTCCTGCTGGTGGGGATCACACGACGGCGGATCGAGCTCGTCGCCGGGCTGTGGCCGCTCGTGGCGCTCATCGCCCTGCAGCTCGACCTCGGGGTGCTCCCGTACTGGCTGATCGCGAACGAGGCGCCCTTCTTCGCCGCCGGCATGGCGATCTTCCTCATCCACCGGCACGGGCACACGGTGCTCCGTTGGATGATCCTGCTCGTGAACACCGGGCTCGGCGTGGCCTACCTCGACTCCTCGCTCGTGCCGACGATCAGCGAGAACACCGAGAACGCGCCGTCGCGTCCGCTGATGGCGGTGCTCGTGGTGGCCTGCGTGGCAGCCGTCGCCGCGGTCAGCTGGGGTCGCGCCGCGCACCTCGGTTCGCGCTCCCGGCGGCTCGGAGCCGTGCTCACGCTCGGCGGTGCGCTGACGTATCCGCTGTACCTCATCCACCAGTACTGGGGCTGGTGGGTGACGTCGATGCTCGCGTCCCGGCTGCCGTCGTGGGTGGTGCTCCTGGCGGCGCTGGGCTTCTCGCTCATGGCGGCCGCGCTCGTCCACTACGCCGTCGAGCGTCGGTTCGGACCCGCGGTCCGCGACGCCGTCCTGCGGTTCTGCGAACGCGTCCGGCTCGCCGGGCGGAGCGCGCGACCTCACCCCGTGGCCTCGCACGGTGCCGTCGAGCTCGGATCGTGAGACGACGCTCGTCGTCGTGACCCGTTCGTGAATGACGGATCCCTGACCTGACGACGGCGGTAGGCAGGAGAACCTGATCTCGGTGTCAGCGATCAGGTCTCCTCAGGTCAACATTGCACCAGCTGATGGGCGTAGACGCACCAAGCGAGACCCCCAGTTAACTCAGTGAACGCGGCGTGGTGTGCGTCACACTCGGGCCCGGCCCCTGGCCCCGGTGACGGGTCGTCCCCACGATGGAGGCACCGGCGGAGGCCGGAGTGGGGTAGCGACAGACCGGGCTCGCGGGGGCAGGTGCGGTTCGGTCGATCGGGGCGGCACGGACCGTTCACGCTGGCTCGACAACGGCGACGAGGACAGTCGTCAGTTGTCATCGCCATGAGGCGTGGGGGCCCATGTTCATCTTCCTGCTCCAGCTGCGGCATACCTTCGAACAACAGTCCGAAATCCATCTGTTCGCCGTCTTCTCGCTGATCGTCTGGGCGCTGTGGCTCGTCAAGGTCGTGCTCTCGCGACGCTACCGCGGGTGGACGGAGCCGCACGAGGCGACGAGCAGCGTCGTCGTCCCTGTGGTCGACGAGCCCGAGGACCTCTTCCGCGACGTGCTCACCCGCATCGTCGAGCAGGGCCCGGACGAGGTCATCGTCGTCATCAACGGCGCCCGCAACTCGACGCTCGAGGCGATCTGCGACGAGTTCGGCCCCGCCGTGCGCTGGGTGCACACACCCATCCCGGGCAAGCGCAACGCCGTGAAGATCGGCACGGCGCTGTCACGCGGTGAGATCACCGTCCTCGTGGACTCGGACACGGTCTGGACCCCGGGCACGCTGCCGGAGCTCCTCAAGCCGTTCGCGGACGCGCGGGTCGGCGGGGTCACGACCCGCCAGCGCATCCTCGAGCCGGAGCGGTCGTGGATCACGCGGTGGGCCGACTGGCTCGAGAACACCCGAGCCCTGTACTCGATGCCGGCGCAGAGCGCACTCGGCCAGGTCGGGTGCCTCCCGGGTCGGACCATCGCGTTCCGCCGCAACATCCTCATGCGGGTCATGCCGAAGTTCATGACCGAGGAGTTCCTCGGCGTCTTCCTCGAGGTCTCGGACGACCGGACGCTGACCAACCTCACGCTCAAGGAGGGCTACCGCACCGTCTACCAGCACTCGAGCCTGGTCTACACGGACGCGCCGCTGCAGGTGCGCAAGCTCTTCAAGCAGCAGCTGCGCTGGGCCCGCGGGAGCCAGTACAACACCCTGCGGATGCTGCCGTGGATGCTCGGCCACGCCCCCGTGCTCGCCGTGTTCTTCCTCGTCGACATCATCCTGCCGTTCCTGCTGTTCGGCACGATCGCCGGTTGGATCTACCGGGCGGTCAGCGGCACCGGCGTCAACCTCTACCAGGCCATCCTCGAGACCTACGGCGTCAGCACCGGTCTGGTGTGGGTGCTCGGACTCATGATCGCCTCGTCGGTGCTCTCGATGGCGATCCGCCAGGTGCGGCACCTGCAGGAGAAGCCGAGCGACTTCGTCCGGCTCCCGGTCTTCATCGTGGTCTCGACCCTGTTCCTCATGCCGATCCGCCTGCTCGGGTTCGTACGGATGGCCCACGCGAGCGGATGGGGGACCCGGGCCGGGGCGTACGCCGGCGGACGGGCGGAGGAAGACGCCGTCGCCGGTGCGTCGCTCGCGTCCGGCGAGCTGGAGGTCGTCGATCGGGAGCCGGCCCGACCCCCGGACCCCGTGCCGCACGAACGGGACGCCTTCGACGAGCTGATCCTCGGCTCCTACGGTGACGACCCCGCGCGTCCGGGCGGCGCCGCCGTCGCCACTCGGCCCGCCGAACCCGAGCTCGACACAGTGGCGCCGGCACCGACACGCAGCCGGCGCGTCAGCGCCCGGCCACCGAGCCGTCGTCGTCGTCGCCTCAACCCCCTCGCGGCCGTCCCGTACGGCATCGCCGCGCTCATCCTCGCTCTGGAGGCCCTGCTCTATGTCTGATGTCACGACCGCCACCTGGTGGCTCACCGGACGTACCGGATCACGCCTCGCCCGTCCTCGGATCGCTGCGGCCGCGCTCGCGATCCTGCTCGCCATCGTCACGGTCGTGGTGTGGCTGTCGCCCGGAGCCAGGTCCGCCATCACGGGTGAGGAGAGCGCCGCGGACCGCGAGGCAGAGCTCGCGCTCGAGAACGCCGCGCTGCAGGCGGAGCTCCGCGAGACGCAGGATGCGCTCGGCGCGGCGCGGGACCACCGGGATCAGGCGGACGCTCTCGCCTCGAGCCGGCTCGACGGCAAGATCGACGCCGAGCAGGCGGCGGGCGAGCTGCGCGGTCGCGTCGGCGAGCTCGAGGCGATGGCGTCCGACGCCGTCCCGTCCGGCAACGCCGGGAGCGGCGGCGGGAGCGGGGGCGGCTCGGCGTCCGGAGGATCGCCCCCCGCCCCCGCGCCGGACCCTGCGCCCGCCCCGGCGCCTGCCCCCGCGCCCGCCCCGGCGCCGGACCCGGCACCGGACCCGGCGCCGGCACCCCCGCCGGACCCCGCACCGCGGATCCCGACGCGGGAGGAGCTCATCGACCCGGCCGAGCGGTACTACGGGATGTACACCCAGCAGGCGCCGTTCAACTGGGCGACCTGGGACGACACCGCGACGCGGGTCGGCCGGCTGCCGTCGCTCGTCGGCTACTTCCAGGGCTGGGACGAGGGGTTCCGCGCCGACGCCGTCGACCGCGCCTGGGAGCGCGGGTTCTTGCCGATGATGACGTGGGAGTCGCGGCCCATCGCCGCCGCGAACGACACCGTGGACGAGCCGGAGTACTCGCTGCCGCGCATCCTCGGCGACCCCGAGGCAGGCGTCCCCGGGGCGTTCGACCCGTACCTCCAGCAGTTCGCGCGCGACATCGTCGCGACCGGGAAGCCGCTCGCGATCCGCCTCAACCACGAGATGAACGGCAACTGGTACCCGTGGGCCGAGACCGACGGGCAGGGCAACCCGATCAACGGGAACCGCGCGGGCGACTACGCCGCCGTGTGGCGCCACGTCCACGACATCTTCGAGGCTGAGGGGGCGAACGACCTCGTCATCTGGGTCTGGGCACCGAACCGGATCGACCGGCTGCCGACGTCGCTGCAGGACCCGGCCCACATGGCTTCGCTCTACCCCGGCGACGAGTACGTGGACTGGATCGGCATGTCGGGCTACCTGCGCCCGCCGGGCAGCTACGAGGAGTCGACGTTCGACGAGACGTTCGGCCGCACGCTGGAGCAGCTGCGCGGGATCGCCGACAAGCCGGTCATCCTCGCCGAGATCGGGGCCTCGGAGACCGGCGACAACAAGCCGGCGTGGATCGAGGACTTCTTCGCGGCCTTCGACGATCCGGCGAACGACGACATCATCGGCTTCTCCTGGTTCAACCTCGCCGTGACCTCGTACGTCGAGGGGGAACGCGCGACCAACGACTGGCGTGTCGACTCCCGCCGGGACTCCCTGGCGGCGTTCGCGGAGGGCATCGCCGTGGAGGGCCGTCGATTCGGCGGCGATCCCGTCGACCCGTGACCCCGACCCCTACCTCCCACCTCACCCATCGGCCACCGTCCCACCCACGCTCCGGAGGTCCACGATGTCCCGTTCCCTCACCCGCCTGTCCCGTCCGCCGCTCGCCGACCCGCTCGGCGCTGTCCCGGCTCCTGTCCCCGCCGTCAGCGCCCTCGGTACCGACGAGCCGACCGCGCGGCGCCGGGTCGCCGTCGTCGGCACCGGCTATCTCGGTGCCACGCACGCCGCGGCGATGGCCTCGCTCGGCTTCGACGTCGTCGGGGTCGACACCGACGAGAACAAGGTGCGCTCGCTCGAGCTCGGCAAGGTGCCGTTCTTCGAGCCCGGGCTCGCCGAGCTCCTCTCGGCGCAGGTGGCGACCGGGCGGCTGCGCTTCTCCACGGATGCGGCAGCAGCCGCGGCCGACGCCGACATCCACTTCATCTGCGTGGGCACGCCGCAGCAGCGCGGCTCCCACGCCGCCGACCTGCGCTTCGTGGAGGCAGCTGCGCGGTCGATCGCGGAGAACCTCACCCACGATGCGCTGATCGTCGGGAAGTCCACGGTGCCGGTCGGGACGGCGGCCCGGCTGCGCGCGCTGGTCGCCGAGCTCGCACCGGCGGGGGTGCGTGCCGAGCTCGTGTGGAACCCGGAGTTCCTGCGCGAGGGCAAGGCCGTCGACGACACGCTCCACCCGGACCGCATCGTGGTCGGCGGTGCGAGCCCCTGGGCCGCCGGCCTGCTCCGCGAGCTGTACGCGGCGCCGATCGCCGCCGGCGCGCCGGTCGTCGAGTGCGACCTCCCGACGGCGGAGCTCGTCAAGGTGAGCGCCAACGCGTTCCTCGCGACCAAGATCTCGTTCATCAACGCCATCGCGTCGGTGTGCGAGGCGGCCGGCGCCGACGTCACCGTGCTCGCGGACGCGCTCGGTCACGACCCCCGGATCGGGCGCCAGTTCCTCGATGCCGGACTCGGGTTCGGCGGGGGATGCCTCCCGAAGGACATCCGGGCTCTCATGCACCGCGCGCGCGAGCTCGGCGTACACCGGGCGGCTGGGCTGCTGCAGGAGATCGACGAGATCAACATGGCGCAGCGGGAACGCGTCATCGAGATGGCGACGACGGCGTGCGGCGGCTCCGTGCTCAACCGCCGGGTCGGCGTGCTGGGTGCGGCGTTCAAGCCACGCACGGACGACGTGCGGGACTCGCCGGCCCTCAACGTCGCCGCCGCGCTGCACCTGCGGGGAGCCCAGGTCACCGTCTTCGACCCCGAGGCGGCGGACACCGCGCGGCGCACGTTCCCGACCCTCTCCTACGCGAGCAGCGCAGCGGAGGCGGTGGAGGGGAGCGACGTCGTCCTGCTGCTCACGGAGTGGCAGGAGTTCCTCGACGCCGATCCGGCCGCGCTGGCCGGGCTCACCCCGACCCCGCGGATGATCGACGCGCGCGGGAAGCTCTCGCCGGAGCGGATGCGCGCCGCGGGCTGGGAGTTCGCAGGGCTGGGGCGCGTCGCGGCCTGAACCTCACAGGCCGAGGCGCGGTCCCTCGATCGCGGGGCACGTGTCCATGACGACGGCGAGGCCGGCGTCGCGGGCACGTGCCGCCGCGGCGTGGTCGACGACGCCGAGCTGGAGCCACACGGCGCGCGCGCCGCGTGCGATCGCCTCGTCGACGATGCCGCCGGCGAGCGTGGAGTTGACGAACACGTCGACGACGTCGATCTCGCCGGGCACGTCGGCGAGCGTCGCGTAGCCGCTCGCGCCGTGCACGGCCTCCGCGCGCGGGTGCACAGGGACGATCTCCATGCCGTGGCCCTGCAGGTAGGCGGCGACGCCGTACGCCGCTCGCGCCCGGTTCGTGGAGAGCCCGACGACGGCCCACCGGCCCGGCGTCGTGAGGAGCCGGCGGACCACCGCTGGATCGTTCTCGTGCTGCACCGAGGTCACGGCGGCGTCCCTAGCCGGCGTCGGTGGGCGTCGGCGTCGGCTCGGGGAGGGTGCCGTCGACGACCTGCTGGAAGAACAGTGGCGCCGCCTCCGGGTCGAGCAGGACCGTGGATCCGAGGTTCCCGCCCGGCCGGTAGTCCGGGTCGGCGATCGGCGGGGTCCCGCGCACGCCCTCCGGCCCCGTCGCGGTGCGGAACGCGAGGGCCATGCGCCCGAGGTCGAGGATCCCGGTGCCAGGGTCCGTGACGAGCGCGCCGGTACCGGCGTCGATGAGCGCCACCTGCCGCGTCGGGAGCACGAAGTTGCTCGGGCTGTTCATCGCCGCGGTCGTGGCCTCGATGACCTGCTGCTGCCGGATCGCCCGCCCGATGTCGCCGAGCGGGTCCTGCTTGCGCATGCGGGCGAACGCGAGCGCCGACGCGCCGTCGGCGTGGTGGCAGCCGGCCGTCCAGACCATGCCGGAGTCGGGGTCGTTCACGTCGGCGTCGTAGCAGAGCTCCACGCCGCCGACCGCGTCGACGAGCGAGGCGACGCCGCCCATCCCGATCTCCACGTAGTGGTCGACGGTGATCCCGGTGAGACCCTCGACCGTCTGCACGAGGAGGGGGGCGCCGCCGTGCGCGAACGCGGCGTTGAGCTTGCCGGGACCGAAGCCGGGGATGTCCGCGACGTACGTGTCGCGGGGGAGCGAGATCAGCGACGTCGGCCCGCTCGGCGGGACGGTGAGCAGCATGATCGTGTCGGTGCGCTGGCCCGACGTCGTGTCGCCCGCGAGGTAGCCGTCGTCACGGCTGTCCGACCCCGCGAGGAGGTACGTCGTACCGGGCGTGTCCGCCGCCGTCGACAGTGCCTCGGTGTGCTGGATCTTGCCGTCCGCCCAGATGAGCAGGCCGATCGGCCACGCGAGGAGCAGCACGAGGACGACGATGACGACGACGGTGATCCGCCGCCGGATGTACGTCCCGCGTGTGTGCTGCCGGCCGGCGCCGGGCGGCCCGCCGGTCGGGGGGCGCCCGGTCGGCCCGGGCTGCGTCGGGCGCGGAGGGTCGTTGCGGACGGGGTGCTGCGCCGGCGCCGGGCGGGGAGCGTTCCCTGCGGGCATGACGCGCGTGCGGCTCGTCTCGGCGGGGGGCGCGGCCGACCGGCGCGCGGGCGCCGTCGTCGCGGGTCGTGGGGGAGCCGCGGCACGCAGCCGCCCGGAGCCGGGCTCGAAGCTGGGCGGACGCGCGGCCGCACCGGGCGTCGACGAGGCGGGCGGCGGGTTCGCGGGGCTGCGGGGTGCCTCGGGTCGGCGTACGGGCCCGACTCCGACCGGTTGCGCCGAGCCCCCGGATCGGGCGCGGCTCGCGCGCGATCGCGCCGCCCGTGCCTCCTCGTGCTCGTCGTTCACGGTTCCTCCTCGGTGCCGGCGCTCGGCCGGTCGTCGGCGCACACGTCAGGCCTCGAGCGTACGAGCCGGATGCCCGGATTCCGTGAAGGCCCGGCGGGGGTGGTGCGGATCTTGGGCGGCGTCGGGTGCCGCCGAGCCCGCCCGCCGCGGCTCGGGTGCCGTCCCGCTCACGGGCAGGCGGGCTCGGCGGTCCCGGTGATCCCCGTGAACGCCGGGCCGGACGGGCTCGGGGTGCCGGTCACACCTGTCGGGCTGGGCTCTGGCGCGGGCGTCCCACCGGCATCGACGCCGGGCGGTGGCGTCACGGTGAGCGGCGTGTCGGCGGCGACCGCCGCGAAGAGCGTGTCGGCGTCGTCGGACCAGAGCACGTTGGCCCCGTCCCCGCGAGGCACCCACGGCACGGTGACGAACGTGAGGTCCTCGGCGCCGAGCCCGCGCATCGACGACGCGAGTCCGGCGAGACTCGTCAACGACCCGTACCGCGGGTCGGCCGTGACGGAGGACGTCAGGGCGTCCAGGAACGCGTACAGGCGCGGCGTGTCGGTCAGCAGCTCCGCCTGTGTCGCCTGCCGCGCGATCGCCGCGAGCAGCAGCTGCTGCCGGTCGATCCGGCTGACGTCGCTCCCGTCGTCGATCGTCTTGCGCGCCCGCGCGAGACCGAGTGCCTGGTCGCCGTCGAGCACCTGCTCGCCGGCGTCGAGGTACAGGTTCGCGTCCGGGTCGGCGATCGGTTCCGGGAGGCAGACGGAGACGCCGCCGAGCGCGTCCACCATCCCGCGGAACCCGAGGAAGTCGATGGCGAGGAAGCCGTCGACGCGTATCCCCGTCAGCGTCTCGACCGTCCGGATCGTGCACGCCGCGGCGTACGTGACGTCGCCGCTCGCCCCGCCGATCGCGAACGCCTGGTTGAACTTGCCGGTGCGGGGCTCGCTCTGCGACCCGTCGGGCAGCTCGCACGGCGGCACCGTCACCCACGAGTCACGCGGGATCGAGACCGCCTCCACGCGGGACCTGTCGGCTGACACGTGGAGCAGGATCGTGACGTCCGAGCGCATGTCCGGGCCGGCGGCGTCCTCTGCGGCGATCTGCGCGTTGTCCCCCGAGCGCGTGTCGGAGCCGAGCAGGAGCAGGTTGAGCGGACGCCCGGCGCCGGGATCGGTGGGTTCGGGTGCGCTCGGTCGGTCCGAGCCGAGCACGGAGTCGACGTCGGCGATCTGCACGTTCCCCTGCAGCTGCTGGAGGGCGGCCCCGGTGGCGGTGCCGGCGAACAGCACGATCGCGAGCGACGCGAGGCCCACCGGGCGCAGGAGCGGCCGCCTCCGGCGTTGCGTGGCGTGTCGCGGCTCTACCCGCACACCGCCTCGTCCTCGCCGGTGGTGACGTCCCACGGCTCGGTCGACTCGTCGGTGGTCGGGTCGGTCCCTTCGCCGCCGGCCGTCTCGCCCCCGGTGTCGGCGGGCGAGTCCGACGGCGTCGCGCCGGTGGTCGGGTCGGGTTCCGGCGTCGAGATCGGCTGGTCGGACGCGATGCGCTCCCAGAGGACGGCGCCGGCGTCGTTCTGCGTGACGACGTTGCCGGCCCAGTCGAACGGGACGGTCGTGAAGATGACGCCGTCGGCGGGCAGGGCGCGCAACGAGTTCGCGAGGCCGGCCATCGTCGTGATCGAGCCGATCCCCTCGCTCGTGGTGAGCGACGCCGTCGCCGCGTTGAGGAAGGAGAACAGCGCGCCGGAGTCCGTGATGATGTTCTTCGACAGCACCTGCCGCACCATCGCGGCGAGCAGCTCCTGCTGCCGGTCGATGCGGCCGATGTCGCTGCCGTCGCTGCCCGCCACGTTGTGTCGGGCCCGGGCGAGCGCCAGCGCCTGCTGCCCGTTGAGCGTCTGGTCGCCGGCCTGCAGGTCGAGATCGGACTTCGGGTCCTGCATCGGCTCCGGGATGCACATCGGCACCCCGCCGATCGAGTCGACCATGCTCTGGAAGCCCGTGAAGTCGACCACCACGAAGTCGTCCACGCGCATCCCCGTCATCTCCTGGACGGTGAGGACGGCGCAGGCGGCGCCGAACCCGATGTCGCCCGTCTGGGCGCCGAGGGAGAAGGCGGAGTTGAAGCGGGTGCCGTCGTCGTCGGTGCCGGCGTCCTGCGGGTACGTCTCGGATCCGTCCGGGAGCGGGCACGCGGGCACGTCGACGAGCAGGTCACGCGGGA includes these proteins:
- a CDS encoding UDP-glucose dehydrogenase family protein is translated as MSRSLTRLSRPPLADPLGAVPAPVPAVSALGTDEPTARRRVAVVGTGYLGATHAAAMASLGFDVVGVDTDENKVRSLELGKVPFFEPGLAELLSAQVATGRLRFSTDAAAAAADADIHFICVGTPQQRGSHAADLRFVEAAARSIAENLTHDALIVGKSTVPVGTAARLRALVAELAPAGVRAELVWNPEFLREGKAVDDTLHPDRIVVGGASPWAAGLLRELYAAPIAAGAPVVECDLPTAELVKVSANAFLATKISFINAIASVCEAAGADVTVLADALGHDPRIGRQFLDAGLGFGGGCLPKDIRALMHRARELGVHRAAGLLQEIDEINMAQRERVIEMATTACGGSVLNRRVGVLGAAFKPRTDDVRDSPALNVAAALHLRGAQVTVFDPEAADTARRTFPTLSYASSAAEAVEGSDVVLLLTEWQEFLDADPAALAGLTPTPRMIDARGKLSPERMRAAGWEFAGLGRVAA
- a CDS encoding glycosyltransferase yields the protein MFIFLLQLRHTFEQQSEIHLFAVFSLIVWALWLVKVVLSRRYRGWTEPHEATSSVVVPVVDEPEDLFRDVLTRIVEQGPDEVIVVINGARNSTLEAICDEFGPAVRWVHTPIPGKRNAVKIGTALSRGEITVLVDSDTVWTPGTLPELLKPFADARVGGVTTRQRILEPERSWITRWADWLENTRALYSMPAQSALGQVGCLPGRTIAFRRNILMRVMPKFMTEEFLGVFLEVSDDRTLTNLTLKEGYRTVYQHSSLVYTDAPLQVRKLFKQQLRWARGSQYNTLRMLPWMLGHAPVLAVFFLVDIILPFLLFGTIAGWIYRAVSGTGVNLYQAILETYGVSTGLVWVLGLMIASSVLSMAIRQVRHLQEKPSDFVRLPVFIVVSTLFLMPIRLLGFVRMAHASGWGTRAGAYAGGRAEEDAVAGASLASGELEVVDREPARPPDPVPHERDAFDELILGSYGDDPARPGGAAVATRPAEPELDTVAPAPTRSRRVSARPPSRRRRRLNPLAAVPYGIAALILALEALLYV
- a CDS encoding LCP family protein, coding for MPAGNAPRPAPAQHPVRNDPPRPTQPGPTGRPPTGGPPGAGRQHTRGTYIRRRITVVVIVVLVLLLAWPIGLLIWADGKIQHTEALSTAADTPGTTYLLAGSDSRDDGYLAGDTTSGQRTDTIMLLTVPPSGPTSLISLPRDTYVADIPGFGPGKLNAAFAHGGAPLLVQTVEGLTGITVDHYVEIGMGGVASLVDAVGGVELCYDADVNDPDSGMVWTAGCHHADGASALAFARMRKQDPLGDIGRAIRQQQVIEATTAAMNSPSNFVLPTRQVALIDAGTGALVTDPGTGILDLGRMALAFRTATGPEGVRGTPPIADPDYRPGGNLGSTVLLDPEAAPLFFQQVVDGTLPEPTPTPTDAG
- a CDS encoding LCP family protein; this translates as MGLASLAIVLFAGTATGAALQQLQGNVQIADVDSVLGSDRPSAPEPTDPGAGRPLNLLLLGSDTRSGDNAQIAAEDAAGPDMRSDVTILLHVSADRSRVEAVSIPRDSWVTVPPCELPDGSQSEPRTGKFNQAFAIGGASGDVTYAAACTIRTVETLTGIRVDGFLAIDFLGFRGMVDALGGVSVCLPEPIADPDANLYLDAGEQVLDGDQALGLARARKTIDDGSDVSRIDRQQLLLAAIARQATQAELLTDTPRLYAFLDALTSSVTADPRYGSLTSLAGLASSMRGLGAEDLTFVTVPWVPRGDGANVLWSDDADTLFAAVAADTPLTVTPPPGVDAGGTPAPEPSPTGVTGTPSPSGPAFTGITGTAEPACP
- a CDS encoding LCP family protein; amino-acid sequence: MPTTSDAAVRRGPRHSSRMRSHRFLRGLAVAVIGVLAFSGTGAYAVYDALQNNINNGYDLDDILGAHEPTDGPSTPSDPKAGEAYNILVLGSDSRGGDNAGIGGEFEGMRSDTTLFVHISADRSRVEVVSIPRDLLVDVPACPLPDGSETYPQDAGTDDDGTRFNSAFSLGAQTGDIGFGAACAVLTVQEMTGMRVDDFVVVDFTGFQSMVDSIGGVPMCIPEPMQDPKSDLDLQAGDQTLNGQQALALARARHNVAGSDGSDIGRIDRQQELLAAMVRQVLSKNIITDSGALFSFLNAATASLTTSEGIGSITTMAGLANSLRALPADGVIFTTVPFDWAGNVVTQNDAGAVLWERIASDQPISTPEPDPTTGATPSDSPADTGGETAGGEGTDPTTDESTEPWDVTTGEDEAVCG
- a CDS encoding CoA-binding protein; amino-acid sequence: MQHENDPAVVRRLLTTPGRWAVVGLSTNRARAAYGVAAYLQGHGMEIVPVHPRAEAVHGASGYATLADVPGEIDVVDVFVNSTLAGGIVDEAIARGARAVWLQLGVVDHAAAARARDAGLAVVMDTCPAIEGPRLGL
- a CDS encoding glycoside hydrolase family 26 protein gives rise to the protein MSDVTTATWWLTGRTGSRLARPRIAAAALAILLAIVTVVVWLSPGARSAITGEESAADREAELALENAALQAELRETQDALGAARDHRDQADALASSRLDGKIDAEQAAGELRGRVGELEAMASDAVPSGNAGSGGGSGGGSASGGSPPAPAPDPAPAPAPAPAPAPAPDPAPDPAPAPPPDPAPRIPTREELIDPAERYYGMYTQQAPFNWATWDDTATRVGRLPSLVGYFQGWDEGFRADAVDRAWERGFLPMMTWESRPIAAANDTVDEPEYSLPRILGDPEAGVPGAFDPYLQQFARDIVATGKPLAIRLNHEMNGNWYPWAETDGQGNPINGNRAGDYAAVWRHVHDIFEAEGANDLVIWVWAPNRIDRLPTSLQDPAHMASLYPGDEYVDWIGMSGYLRPPGSYEESTFDETFGRTLEQLRGIADKPVILAEIGASETGDNKPAWIEDFFAAFDDPANDDIIGFSWFNLAVTSYVEGERATNDWRVDSRRDSLAAFAEGIAVEGRRFGGDPVDP
- a CDS encoding acyltransferase family protein; amino-acid sequence: MPATPTTVPDAAPDAPTTPASVVRLPRPLPVPAAPSSRPRLRGLDGLRFVAAVTVVLYHFAAYARYEDQTWGEQVTDAVGPIGVVASYGALGPYLFFVISGFVILMTAWGRDVPHFLASRAGRLFPAYWVAVLATATLLIAIWNPGRSVSWETAGVNLTMFQRAFGISHVDGVYWTLWVEMRFYLLVLVFLLVGITRRRIELVAGLWPLVALIALQLDLGVLPYWLIANEAPFFAAGMAIFLIHRHGHTVLRWMILLVNTGLGVAYLDSSLVPTISENTENAPSRPLMAVLVVACVAAVAAVSWGRAAHLGSRSRRLGAVLTLGGALTYPLYLIHQYWGWWVTSMLASRLPSWVVLLAALGFSLMAAALVHYAVERRFGPAVRDAVLRFCERVRLAGRSARPHPVASHGAVELGS